The Zeugodacus cucurbitae isolate PBARC_wt_2022May chromosome 4, idZeuCucr1.2, whole genome shotgun sequence genome includes the window ataaaataataactaagccataaataacgttataataataaaatttggaataaaggatcgcaccaggaaggggcatatttggatgtaatttttttggggaagtgggcgtggtcccgcccccaaattggtcatttatatatatatcgcaaaccaatgaagctatataaaccaaactttttgcagtcgttttttttagccacttcttcggataataaccacgcccacctcccatacaaaggttaggttgaaaattactaaaagtgggttaactcactaacgaaaaacgtcagaaacactaaatttcacataagaaatagcagatggaagctgcactcagatttttttacaaaatggaaaatgggcgtggcgtcgcccacttatgggtcaaaaaccatatctcaggaactactcgaccgatttcaaggaaacttggtttgtaatagtttccttacctcccaataatatgttgtgaaaattggccaaattgctttacaaccacgcctacctcctatataccagaacttagaagatgatctgagtcgtttactttacaatatataaagtaagcactagtgaagatatcggtgcaaaactttgcaaaaatactgtatttatagtgtggcagcccatttctaaaaatcgccgaaatcggaccataggttttcaaggccccatatatcgaacatgaggacctcggtgcttctaacctaatattatggtttccaactttcaatggactttatacaatatatatgacgaatatgtaggtcaaattgtgtattatataatattaattaagttaaataaataaattacgagagtataaaatgttcggttacacccgaacttagcccttccttacttgtttaaagattatctcttgcaaatgttggccgcggcaaTGTCTCATATGATCCATCTTTTGAGCATTTCGACTGCTAACtggcgaatttttttttttttttttgcaatatacttttatttactgaatctgctctttaaagcctaacaataagttataatcttaaaactaattaaaactagacaagctcaaccagatgattgagttgttttggtgaaacgttgctctttagtatgcaggcatatctcttctttttagacgtgattgataacaggattgtactaaagcattagccaatgggtttgggtgatcacggagcttagatatatatttcaatctgctgtcctctacttctttttttaccatagggataccaagatctttatggatattatcattgcacatgtaccatggtgagcacgtgattgttctaagcattttcgattggaatctctgaattatatcaatgttggttgcacaggtcgtaccccacagttgaatgccatacatccaaatcggcttgatgaccgcattgtataaaagcactttgttgtctaagctatgtttagagtttttatttaaaagccaatttaaatgtgcagctcttatcttcatgctagttatttttactgccggacacatttttggtcttagagaaaaagtaacgtgcttacacttttgttcattcacatttatacgccagttggctagccattcttcgacagatcttaagtgctccgctaatattcttgatgctataatgtgggATTTGTTACGgctgtttttaatcttatataaaagcccttcatgccacaccttatcaaatgcctgagtaacatctagaaatatagctgaacaatACTCTCTTTGCTCgattgcttttcttatttcgttagttattctaactatttacttgctctatcgAGCTacgttttgcacgaaacccgaattgatgcgctgttattacattattttcgtggaggaaaggagacatctttgattgtaacaccttttcaaatattttagaaatacagggtagaagactgattggtctgtatgaagacggctgtgtcaggtctttcccaggtttatctatcaggataatctgcgactttttccatgaaatcggatagtatccaaagctaaaaatcgcattaaggagcaaagagagcacctctacagcaatatttggtaactggcgaatgacacgcgtaatGTTTTGCTCCAAAGCCTGAATCGAAGGGGtgttgtccgcatagactttagattttacatatccccacaggaaaaagtctaacggtgtgatatcacacgatctttgTAGCCAATCGACCGATCCAAAACGTGAAATGTGAAACGTGAAgaagcgaagcgatgtcgcttggagAAGTCAAGCGACTTCAGTTCCTGCACAAGCTGTATTCAGGACATTACTTTATTGAAAAAGCGCTATCAAGGGAAATGGAGCTCATGTTATTGTTGGATACTTAAGAACGAGCTTCCAGAAGACATATATTCacgaaaatcataaatattttttctatgaaaatatatgtttagaTGTCAAAAGAAAacgtgaaattttttaatttttaattcttttattgtTTAGTGGCCCTAGTACATTCAAAATTGTGACAAAAAAAGAATATGCAATCCATGTTTAAACCTTCTATGATCGCATAAAATTAACGCTTTGAGCGGTTTGAGATATGTTACATACGTTAATTACATGACTATATCCGATATCCGATTCTGCGTTGATTGATTGAGGGGTTAGGTGgttttcagaggctaaaaacaagggtatttttacaattttttctttacttcttGCGCCTAATTTGCGAAACGAAGACACGTCTGATGATGCACAATGACTTACTTAAGAAATAGAAATGACCAATTAAATTCctgataaatttatttatgagagCGTTTATATTGGCTACAGGCACGTACTTACTAGATTATTCTTATCCGATTCGTCTACATACCTATACATATCTTCCATAACTTCGCAATGCAGCAACCGAGCAAAAGACGAGTTTGAAATTCCAGAGATTTATACTTACTGTAAAAGTAGAACATGAATATTTACATACCTAAGAGTATATGAATTTCATTCAGCGGTTTTCTATACCTTAAATGTATGGACctagtaattaattaaataatgtcaatcaaaaattttttattattttttgtatatttttatttcaaccaattatttttttttttcaaataattttctcattattttaaatcattttattttattttcataattttgcttGAAACTCttgtctgtttgtttgtatgttctATTAGTCACATATTCTTCAtttcattgtatttttttttcctttttgctaTTGAACTTTAAACTATTTCATATGTGGTTGTACGTTCCAATGTTGGTATGAATACGTTTGTATATCAATTTGCTTGGGAATAGTTTTCGGATTATACTATTTCAATTTCAGAtcgctttaaatttaattctctGTAAAATATGTTGACAATGCAAATACGAAATAAACTATGTGGAATATAAACctgaatatataattaaaaagaagTAGAGGATGAGAGCATGCATTCACATAtgctaataaaaatatcaatcttAAGAAGATATAAGAAAATGATAGTAGATATACAACAACGATAATGAGAAACTCATCTATTACATCTTACAACTCGATTCagttttattactttaaaacaACTATACTTTTTAGGATATTATAAATTACAACTAAACCCCTATAACGGTTTACAACTCCAACAACTAAACTCTTTTTTGACTTTGCGAAGTACAACTTATTTCATATGAACTTCCATTACTGACAATTTATTACTGTTGCTTTTGCCAAATTTTGATGTAGTGATCTATCACATAAATGTAGAGTTGTAAACGTtacaactacaaaaagttataaaacaaaaaccgcTAAATATTTGTCAGACTGAGTGTTATCAATGTagtgcgttcaaaaaataacgagaattgaaaattttaaaatttcagaggTTTACAGCGttcaattgtcaaatttatttattttatttgttctaaGCTTCAAACTactccagcctccatattcgtcaGACATGACCCCGTGTGAATTttcctatttctaaaaataaagagaaccgtAGAGAGCCGTCTATttcaagcaaacaaaaattgctgaaagagccaaagactATTCCAAatatcgagtttgagaagtgtttcgacgattggaagaagtgtTGGCACTGGTGCATAATATCGAGGGGAACTGTTTTAAAATTGACAACATTAATGcagacaaattaataaatatatttttcaaaaaacgaaaattacggtaattttttgaacactcctcGTACATCTATAACTCGACTCAGTTGTTTAATTAACTCAACTTTAAATAACTAGAGATTTTTCTGagatttcgatttcgaaaagGTTGTAAAACAAAGACAACCTCAATTTTGGACCAGTTGAGTTGTTATCGATAATACCAAATTGAACCCTTTCAACTGAAGTGTATTTGAGTTGTAAAGTGTAATAGAACAACTTATAATGAAATTAGCCAAACCTCAACACACTGCGAAAAGTATGTAAATGAGAGACAAAAACTGGGGTGTATCAACAGCGTGGGGGTCCTTCATTTTGCTTAACAGGCTTTTAATCTTTTGTAATGTttataaatcgaaaaaataggaatcgtataaaaaaataaaagaaaagacgaaatagtaaataaaaatgaaaaataagtatCAACgtccttaattgagtcaattagcaacATTAAACACTTGCTGCCTGACTAAATTAAGGGCGCGGGATTTAGTTCTTTGTTAGAATATAACATTTACATCATAACTATTTCGTTCGgtttatttagaatttcgtttgAAAATGCGATTTTCCTTGGTTTGTTGTAAAGAACCTATTGCGTTGCATGTTAACTGCATATCTATTGAAAATATTGCTAATCGGTCAAGCTGTGGTCAATGTCTGCACTTACTTAAACCCGCCTTACACTTCATGCTTGCAACACTATTTCATATATTCAAttctatttcatttcatttgctttcATACTgccgttttgtttgtttttttgttatataaattactttaatttattcatttataactACACAATTTCATTGTAATATACAATAGTTAAAACTAAGTTTTAGCCagcattaaaattttgtttaatgttaaacttgtattttcacttttcacttttgttttcaCGTTAATTGCCATTTTGTATATTCaacttttgtgtgttttttgttttctttgtttcttGGTTTCTATACATTATTACAAAAGAACTTGATAACTTTTAACTGCAAGTATTTGTTTGTGGTATTACAAAAATCAtagaaattaacttaatttacaTTACGTACATTTAcatgttgatttttattttattttaaattttttctttttgtatttataataaactaCTATTTTAGTTGGATTCTCTAACGGTAGTCGCCAGcattattattttcgttttgtatgcacaatattttttttattaattaattatttatttatttttgttctttaattatttatttgtatgtatgcattgttgtttgtttgtttgtttgattgcTTGTTTGTTGGTTTGTTAGTCGTTTCGTTTTTATCttatatatttgctatttttggaTGCTCGGTTGTGgttcatattaaaatttaatagaatagtaataataattgtaataataatgccTGCGCAAATAAGACTACAATAAGCTGTTTGTTACTATGCAAAATttactattgtttttgttttttattttttgtttttatttttatttctttcatcTTTGTTTAGGTGTGTTCGCGCCGTCAATAGTTGTAACGGTTAGTGTTTTTCGCTTatgctaaaaaaaattgttaaactgCCTGCTAATTGTTAAACCTTaatacttaatttttactcttcgtattttttgtttttgcttttccgcTTTACTCTTTCTTACACTTTTTGTAGGCGTTCCCATGACACGCCGTGGCCACAAAGtcttacaaatatacaaatttctatGAATAGTCTACTTAACGCTAGATGTCCGCACTTAAATCTTAAGGTTGGTTTTGAACCGTTCTAACTTGAACCACgcgtatctatgtatgtacctaCTACAACGCCCACTTGTTTGCCAGCAAAGCTACATGAATATTGAccgcttttgctgttgttgttgttttccgctacaactacaacttaaatttttataactatttatattaattgaacgaaaaataaagaaaatcgaGTGGAGTTtgagaaatttataaattcataaCTTAGTTTTTAGGTTGTAAGGAAATGGAAAATGCATTTGCGTTCTGCTTTTTGTTACAgcccaatttgttgttgttttgttttcctttttttttgctatCATTTATACAATATAATGCCATTCATGCCGCTTTGCTGCGCAAACCCATTGCATTATGtcattcactgttgttgttgtgtacaaaaaaaaacaaaaaaaaaattgttgaatgcCACAATACCTTCCGACTTCTTTGTTCCGCTCCGCTACAATACACCatttctatatgaaaatttttacactAAAAATAAGGTTCATTATTTTAAGgtattttgctgttttttttttgctgtaattAACAACGTGTTTGTAGTGAAAATAATAGTGAAAACGACTACTAATCAGCATAAAGAAAATGTACAAAATTTGCGTGTTATTAACCTAAATTTATAAggccatattttttatatatgtatttttttctttttctttttgttttttttctactctctttaattaattaatgtaacGTACGTCTTCTGCCTAAGCTACTGCTACTTACGCTCCTCACTTTAATACGAATTATATACTTAAAGACAAATTAGTGATTTACAAATAGATGATTTGAAGCAATATAGAACGTTAAGTTTAAGAGCACAAATtgcttagaaaatattaaaaataatataataataataataatagtgataattataaaaaattgcctTCATCATCAACCGTTAACTCTATTTTTTACAATTCACTCTAGCGCAGTGAACACGTTTTTTGCAATTTCCCACTTCATAACGagttgcaatatttattttttgttgttgttgtttgttttgttttattaaataaatcaatgataaaaaatagtaaGTTATGTGGTTCGTTAGatgttggtaaaaaaaaaaaatagtgttgttaaaaaaataaattttcaaaaaatattttcatttatataacaaattagTGTTGTTTGCGCTtacaaaatattgcaataatccAACCCAACTAACTACACATCAGCCCTCGTCAACATTACCCGCCAAAttgcaaatttgtttttctgtttttcttttcttttcgtaaactttatgtatgtatataacgcAACGAATGCAGCACTCGACGAGTTGCtgcgaatttttaaaaaatataaatatatattatatgtatacatacaagtAGCACAAGTAGTACAAGTAGCaatgaattttttgaatttgcaGTTGCATACAGTGTTTACTCATCGCAATCGAAACGTGTTGGTTTCATATGTAAATGTTGAAATCAGCGCGCTACAGCGTAACAATAAATGTACATagaaagttataaaataaaagtatgaaATATGACTGTAGTTGATGTAATGTTGCATTTCACCACGATTCAGAAAGTTCATATTCActataatgtgtgtgtgtagtagtATGTCGTTTGTCCCCCACTTAGCCGTTGCACAAAGTCGATCACTTAAGATATGCTTTATATAGCATTTGGCTGCGGCTGGTTTCGCGCTCCTGTTCCATAAAGAAGAGCATATCGCGTAGATTGACACGTTTGATGCGTGGCCGTAGCGGCACTGCCGGCACGCTGGCACCGCCTAAAGCACCGCTGCTGTTCGAATTCTGCAAtagtttatattaaaattaattaattaccgttatttttcaatatataaatttaaaaattaatatttttgctacTTACCGCACCGCCGCCCGTGGCATCACCATCCAGTTTGATTTTTTTCCGTGGTCCAATGGCCTGCAACGCCGTCATGTTGGCGTCTCGCTGCCGCAGTTCCTCCATTTCAGCGCGCTGCATTTCTTTCGcctgcaaaaaattatttttaatgtaagtttaacatgtaaggaaggattaagatcgggtgtaaccgaacattttatactttcgcatcttgattacttaattttatgaagagaacacacaatttgacccacatattcggattaaagtccactagaaaacaaaaatcagtatatatagtatatggggactgggaCCGaatcctggaccgatttcaccacCAAGCCACCacctacattatatccaagattttacgtttacttaattttgctaagatatctcacaaacTAACCGATACCTCGAATCggaatatgaggtatatggggctagaggaaatattgcccatttttggcacagatgcacactgttagaaggaacacgTCCCCTTCGAATTTCTTtaggatatctgagagatttaccgatattttcaataaaaaaaattatccgcAAACTTCGAGACCCTTATTTTCTATAttgggggccttgaaaagttatagtccgatttctgtGATTTTTATACGAGCTATGTCGCACtagaaataaagtatttgtgcaaagttttgttccgatatcttcacttaattttgatatttaaaagaGAAATCGGTAaattagtttctgagatatggtatgAGTGGGCGGAGCTATgcccttttcaaattttgtataccaatgtGAGTGCAGCCCTGCTGTACCatctttaatgaaatttgaggtttctggtgtttttccttaccgaattaaagcatttttagtagtcttcaacataacctttgtgtgggaggtgggcgtagttataatccgatttcttccatttttaaaCTGTACAAGAAGTGCTTCAAGGAAACCACTCTAGAaggtttcgttgatatagctttagtagtttacaagatatgtacaagaaaacgtagtaaaaaaaaactctttccagaaaaaaattacatccaaatatgcctctaaTGCGATCATttggttatggcactttatatgttttcggttttcgccattttgtgggcggtgCAGGACCTAAGAAACACGtgaaccaagtttcatcaagatatttaaatttttagtcaagttacagcttgcacggacggacagacggatggataGACAgttatccggatttgaactccagtCTTCagactgatcactttggtatttataaccctatatctagctcCTTTAggtttgggtgttacatacaaccgttatgtgaacaaaactgttatgctctatgcaacatgttgcgagagtataaaaatggaggCTGCTAAATTACCCTCGCTTTCATTTTCGCCTGTTCGGGATCCTCAATTTTCGAACGTGACTTGGCCGCACGCAGCAACATTTCGCGCTCCAACTCCTCATGTCGCTTTTGTTCCGCTTTATCCAACTCCTCGAGGAATTTGATTTGACCGCGCACATCTTTTGTGACTTCGTAACGTGGGTCCACCTAAGGGAGCagtgcaaattacatacaattaaGAATAGACTCTAATAGAGAGGACTCAGATGTTAGGTACCTTAATAACATCGATGCGATGCTCTGCTATCACAGCCAATTTCTCGACGATATTTTTCAGGCGCTCTTGACACGCATGCGATATCAATACCGCCACATCTTGCGATGGCTCCTCCAGCCCTCGATCCATAACCATCGCACGTATGCGCGCTTGCAGCGCTGGCAAATGCAGAAATACTTCGTCCTTGCACGAGCGTATCTGTGTGCCGATGTTTTCAGTGCAGCCGAGTATGCGTTGCGACTCCTCGGCCAAATTGACACCACCCATGGCTGCTACATCGTTTATGTCATCATCACCATACACCGAAGTTGACATCGATATAGAGGGTTGTTGGTAGAATGAAGACATTGCTGCGGTTGCGGCTGCGCCGGAGGCATTTGCTTTCTCCTCTTTCTCCTTATCCAGCTGTTCTTTCTTCTTTTTGCTCGACGCTTTACTAGCGGACGTAGCACCCGATTTAGCTGTCGCCCTATTCGCTGGCGGCGGTGTGATAGGTATGATCTTCTCTTGCTTTATAGCCTGCTCCAATTTGTGGTCCACAATTCTTATGCTCTCTCCAATGCCCGCCAGGGCGGCATGACTGCTGGTCAGTTGACTGCTGTGGTGCATTAAACTGGGCGGCAGTTGTACGGTGGGCAATGATGGCGTTGGCAACGATGTCCCACTGCTGGCATTCGAATAGGTCGCCACGGAATTGATGGTAGACAGTATTGTAGAGACAGCGGATAGTGACGGGGTCGATGAGGGTGGTAAACTATTGGATATAGCGGTTAGGGAGGGCGGTTGATTCGTTGCGACGAGTGACGGCACCGGCGAGGATATCGCCTTTATTTGTGTTTGTCCAACTTTGACATGTGTTATACCCGATGGTGCATTCTTGCCCTTGGCCGTACGTATTTGTACCGTTGTCGGGCGGCTGATTTGCGTTACTGTTGGTGCGCGTATATGGACAATACTCTGTGGTGAAGCGGAAATTGTTCGTAAAAGAGACTTTTATTCAAGCGCTTTTGTATGACTTACCGCTTGCGTCGGCGCTGTGGGCAGTTGAGCGTTCGTATGCTGTATGGATGCTGGAATGGGGCCGCGTATTTGGGCGTTAACAAGGCGTGGTCCGTTTGTGGGTCCCTGTATACGGATACCGCCCTGTTGTTTGGTGATCGTAGTATGTCCAATGGGACGTGGTCCACCGGGGCCGGCAGGTGAAATCATTCTGACTTGCGTTTGGCCAATAGTCGTGGTTTGGTTTTGACTGATCGGACGTATTTGCGCTTgaattttctgtgaattttaaAAACATGAGTTAATAACGGGAAAGCTGGATGAAAGCTAAGTTCGAAACTTACTGGAAACTGTTGCAATGTTGTCAAACCGGCAACATGTTGCGGCGGCGGTTTAATGCCCTCAATAACAAGTTCACGGGTAAACAGCGCTTGACGTAGCAGCGGTAAGCTtttctgtaaaaataaatttgtttataaaaaatatgtatgtatacaataaaTCCATCCATGATTCAAACTAACCTTCAAAAATCCAATTAGACACGGTTGCGGACTGGCATTCAACAGCCGCTCCAGTCGATCGCAGAATTCCTCCGGCTCCACATTTGCATTCACCAATTCCTGTATGAGATTGCGCACATTCTTCTCCACCGGTTTGGGCTCACGCGTCGCCAAGTCGATCAGGTTGGCTAGGAATTTGCGACATTTCTCTTTGGTATTGCCTTGCGCTGCGCTTTGTGTGGTCGTCGCATTCGCTGTGCCCGTCGCCGTGCCGGCACTGGCCGTGGACACGGCATTATGGTTATTACTCATGGTCGTTGTGTTCGAGGTGCCTGTAGAGGCGGCCGAATGCTGTGCTGGAATTGTTTGAATTTGCGTTATCTGCGGTTGTGATAGTAGATGTTGCGTCTGTTGCTGATGTAATTGTGGATGTTGCGACTGTAgatgtgtttgctgttgttgttgatgtt containing:
- the LOC105221011 gene encoding transcription initiation factor TFIID subunit 4 isoform X3, which produces MAASSAKFFVHQNQNKANSSRIESVITGDYKKNTEFGVLRSPEIGNADYKKDIALTNDEYTTKENEYGDKIHYKSGCGRRSATTVSAFGGEGNEAFVDIEEVISTKTVIVNSKAGSNSKEELNHNKPYDRQTQFASDNVTTLPEEINNNLRDTKCAPTHTLLTTPKTFENDDKAAINAGIAYQLQTQNTQQSTQAPPREVSNLHLVAKPLNQHNHQWTDKPPNNVSTKILNIRAPSSSLASTSLSSATSSFTNFAMNSSQSTQAPGNRITFTSQTLPNGTINIGGAGHPPGSTIISTSQLPNTTTIKTITSSGAGGQQHHTLPQQVQGNQQPLLNSMIPANVVVGMRPPNAQQQQKNVQGNALGRVVIGGQHMVSTRPQNPAITLSTLAPGQTPALILKTENGYQLLRVGTATSGPVTPTIGGSGGTNSNPAQIRLQTVPAASMAVSSSTSNNIVVNSVASSSAGPHHTYTSQANITLQQPHHQSALQHQQQQQTHLQSQHPQLHQQQTQHLLSQPQITQIQTIPAQHSAASTGTSNTTTMSNNHNAVSTASAGTATGTANATTTQSAAQGNTKEKCRKFLANLIDLATREPKPVEKNVRNLIQELVNANVEPEEFCDRLERLLNASPQPCLIGFLKKSLPLLRQALFTRELVIEGIKPPPQHVAGLTTLQQFPKIQAQIRPISQNQTTTIGQTQVRMISPAGPGGPRPIGHTTITKQQGGIRIQGPTNGPRLVNAQIRGPIPASIQHTNAQLPTAPTQASIVHIRAPTVTQISRPTTVQIRTAKGKNAPSGITHVKVGQTQIKAISSPVPSLVATNQPPSLTAISNSLPPSSTPSLSAVSTILSTINSVATYSNASSGTSLPTPSLPTVQLPPSLMHHSSQLTSSHAALAGIGESIRIVDHKLEQAIKQEKIIPITPPPANRATAKSGATSASKASSKKKKEQLDKEKEEKANASGAAATAAMSSFYQQPSISMSTSVYGDDDINDVAAMGGVNLAEESQRILGCTENIGTQIRSCKDEVFLHLPALQARIRAMVMDRGLEEPSQDVAVLISHACQERLKNIVEKLAVIAEHRIDVIKVDPRYEVTKDVRGQIKFLEELDKAEQKRHEELEREMLLRAAKSRSKIEDPEQAKMKARAKEMQRAEMEELRQRDANMTALQAIGPRKKIKLDGDATGGGANSNSSGALGGASVPAVPLRPRIKRVNLRDMLFFMEQERETSRSQMLYKAYLK
- the LOC105221011 gene encoding transcription initiation factor TFIID subunit 4 isoform X1, whose translation is MAASSAKFFVHQNQNKANSSRIESVITGDYKKNTEFGVLRSPEIGNADYKKDIALTNDEYTTKENEYGDKIHYKSGCGRRSATTVSAFGGEGNEAFVDIEEVISTKTVIVNSKAGSNSKEELNHNKPYDRQTQFASDNVTTLPEEINNNLRDTKCAPTHTLLTTPKTFENDDKAAINAGIAYQLQTQNTQQSTQAPPREVSNLHLVAKPLNQHNHQWTDKPPNNVSTKILNIRAPSSSLASTSLSSATSSFTNFAMNSSQSTQAPGNRITFTSQTLPNGTINIGGAGHPPGSTIISTSQLPNTTTIKTITSSGAGGQQHHTLPQQVQVQHHQVLHSGGQPGVAGQPSQQHHNAATQSVGATQTQTLVIKSNNAVSLPAGLVSSSPGIVTMTKTINQGNQQPLLNSMIPANVVVGMRPPNAQQQQKNVQGNALGRVVIGGQHMVSTRPQNPAITLSTLAPGQTPALILKTENGYQLLRVGTATSGPVTPTIGGSGGTNSNPAQIRLQTVPAAVSRFAGPPIALRKTIVRSSTSTTTTTTTHHHQQHHQQQQQAKQHQQQATATKQIKQNSMAVSSSTSNNIVVNSVASSSAGPHHTYTSQANITLQQPHHQSALQHQQQQQTHLQSQHPQLHQQQTQHLLSQPQITQIQTIPAQHSAASTGTSNTTTMSNNHNAVSTASAGTATGTANATTTQSAAQGNTKEKCRKFLANLIDLATREPKPVEKNVRNLIQELVNANVEPEEFCDRLERLLNASPQPCLIGFLKKSLPLLRQALFTRELVIEGIKPPPQHVAGLTTLQQFPKIQAQIRPISQNQTTTIGQTQVRMISPAGPGGPRPIGHTTITKQQGGIRIQGPTNGPRLVNAQIRGPIPASIQHTNAQLPTAPTQASIVHIRAPTVTQISRPTTVQIRTAKGKNAPSGITHVKVGQTQIKAISSPVPSLVATNQPPSLTAISNSLPPSSTPSLSAVSTILSTINSVATYSNASSGTSLPTPSLPTVQLPPSLMHHSSQLTSSHAALAGIGESIRIVDHKLEQAIKQEKIIPITPPPANRATAKSGATSASKASSKKKKEQLDKEKEEKANASGAAATAAMSSFYQQPSISMSTSVYGDDDINDVAAMGGVNLAEESQRILGCTENIGTQIRSCKDEVFLHLPALQARIRAMVMDRGLEEPSQDVAVLISHACQERLKNIVEKLAVIAEHRIDVIKVDPRYEVTKDVRGQIKFLEELDKAEQKRHEELEREMLLRAAKSRSKIEDPEQAKMKARAKEMQRAEMEELRQRDANMTALQAIGPRKKIKLDGDATGGGANSNSSGALGGASVPAVPLRPRIKRVNLRDMLFFMEQERETSRSQMLYKAYLK
- the LOC105221011 gene encoding transcription initiation factor TFIID subunit 4 isoform X2: MAASSAKFFVHQNQNKANSSRIESVITGDYKKNTEFGVLRSPEIGNADYKKDIALTNDEYTTKENEYGDKIHYKSGCGRRSATTVSAFGGEGNEAFVDIEEVISTKTVIVNSKAGSNSKEELNHNKPYDRQTQFASDNVTTLPEEINNNLRDTKCAPTHTLLTTPKTFENDDKAAINAGIAYQLQTQNTQQSTQAPPREVSNLHLVAKPLNQHNHQWTDKPPNNVSTKILNIRAPSSSLASTSLSSATSSFTNFAMNSSQSTQAPGNRITFTSQTLPNGTINIGGAGHPPGSTIISTSQLPNTTTIKTITSSGAGGQQHHTLPQQVQVQHHQVLHSGGQPGVAGQPSQQHHNAATQSVGATQTQTLVIKSNNAVSLPAGLVSSSPGIVTMTKTINQGNQQPLLNSMIPANVVVGMRPPNAQQQQKNVQGNALGRVVIGGQHMVSTRPQNPAITLSTLAPGQTPALILKTENGYQLLRVGTATSGPVTPTIGGSGGTNSNPAQIRLQTVPAASMAVSSSTSNNIVVNSVASSSAGPHHTYTSQANITLQQPHHQSALQHQQQQQTHLQSQHPQLHQQQTQHLLSQPQITQIQTIPAQHSAASTGTSNTTTMSNNHNAVSTASAGTATGTANATTTQSAAQGNTKEKCRKFLANLIDLATREPKPVEKNVRNLIQELVNANVEPEEFCDRLERLLNASPQPCLIGFLKKSLPLLRQALFTRELVIEGIKPPPQHVAGLTTLQQFPKIQAQIRPISQNQTTTIGQTQVRMISPAGPGGPRPIGHTTITKQQGGIRIQGPTNGPRLVNAQIRGPIPASIQHTNAQLPTAPTQASIVHIRAPTVTQISRPTTVQIRTAKGKNAPSGITHVKVGQTQIKAISSPVPSLVATNQPPSLTAISNSLPPSSTPSLSAVSTILSTINSVATYSNASSGTSLPTPSLPTVQLPPSLMHHSSQLTSSHAALAGIGESIRIVDHKLEQAIKQEKIIPITPPPANRATAKSGATSASKASSKKKKEQLDKEKEEKANASGAAATAAMSSFYQQPSISMSTSVYGDDDINDVAAMGGVNLAEESQRILGCTENIGTQIRSCKDEVFLHLPALQARIRAMVMDRGLEEPSQDVAVLISHACQERLKNIVEKLAVIAEHRIDVIKVDPRYEVTKDVRGQIKFLEELDKAEQKRHEELEREMLLRAAKSRSKIEDPEQAKMKARAKEMQRAEMEELRQRDANMTALQAIGPRKKIKLDGDATGGGANSNSSGALGGASVPAVPLRPRIKRVNLRDMLFFMEQERETSRSQMLYKAYLK